From Acidipropionibacterium acidipropionici, one genomic window encodes:
- a CDS encoding type II toxin-antitoxin system RelE/ParE family toxin, translating into MIRSFGSKDTERIWREQYVKRVDRTVQRATLRKLELIHAAKDVEDLRIPPGNRLERLVGGRRGQHSIRVNAQWRLCFVWRDGGAEDVELVDYH; encoded by the coding sequence GTGATCAGATCGTTCGGCAGTAAGGACACCGAGCGGATCTGGCGCGAGCAGTACGTCAAGCGTGTCGACAGAACCGTGCAGCGAGCGACCCTGCGGAAGCTCGAGCTGATCCACGCGGCGAAGGACGTCGAGGACCTCCGGATCCCGCCGGGGAACCGGTTGGAGCGACTGGTCGGCGGCCGTCGTGGGCAACACAGCATTCGCGTCAACGCGCAGTGGCGTCTCTGCTTCGTCTGGAGAGATGGAGGTGCAGAAGATGTCGAACTCGTCGACTACCACTGA
- a CDS encoding DCL family protein — protein sequence MSYSLGGLAFATKQKVANHASAVLNRAGLGEVLRGSDESFARDLLAHHPEADRKHGAGIFWITVALIPEWGTRNFLVFREDGSIDNWSIKKCINNLRPEGH from the coding sequence ATGAGCTACAGCCTCGGAGGACTTGCCTTCGCCACCAAGCAGAAAGTCGCCAACCACGCCAGTGCCGTGCTGAACCGGGCGGGGCTCGGGGAGGTCCTGCGCGGTTCCGATGAGTCGTTCGCCCGTGACCTCCTCGCCCACCATCCAGAGGCCGACCGCAAGCACGGCGCTGGCATCTTCTGGATCACCGTCGCCCTCATCCCTGAGTGGGGCACGAGGAACTTTCTCGTCTTTCGGGAGGACGGGTCGATCGACAACTGGTCGATCAAGAAGTGCATCAACAACTTGCGACCGGAAGGTCACTGA
- a CDS encoding helix-turn-helix domain-containing protein: MGYSPPPSSDLTHYLNLTDAVELGFGAYQTLRRYIAQGKLPAVKVGGRIKVLRSDLNALAVPKRQPTFEEVEAAAERLASSAPPLSDAQVRRLSAIFGGAA, encoded by the coding sequence ATGGGGTACTCCCCGCCTCCCTCGTCCGACCTCACCCACTACCTCAACCTCACCGATGCCGTCGAACTTGGCTTCGGCGCGTATCAGACCCTTCGGCGATACATCGCCCAGGGCAAGCTTCCTGCGGTCAAGGTTGGAGGCCGCATCAAGGTTCTGCGGTCTGACCTTAATGCCCTCGCGGTCCCAAAGCGACAGCCCACCTTCGAGGAGGTCGAGGCCGCCGCAGAACGTCTCGCCAGCTCCGCTCCCCCGCTGAGCGACGCCCAGGTCCGTCGCCTCAGCGCGATCTTCGGCGGTGCGGCATGA
- a CDS encoding GNAT family N-acetyltransferase, translated as MSSTAWFAGLDRQVPEDVARLLTTVPEWFAQPESNEEYIEAARSKETWTVRNSEGEVVGVTLIDCHFPHVAEVHLTVVDRSVHGSGVGTAMLRAVEDDAVRRGVRLLQVKTLGASHPDPGYARTRHFY; from the coding sequence ATGAGCAGCACTGCATGGTTTGCTGGGCTCGACCGGCAGGTGCCTGAGGACGTCGCGAGGTTGCTCACCACGGTCCCCGAGTGGTTCGCGCAGCCGGAATCCAACGAGGAGTACATCGAAGCAGCTCGCTCCAAGGAGACATGGACGGTCCGTAACAGCGAGGGAGAGGTCGTCGGTGTCACGCTGATCGATTGCCACTTTCCGCATGTCGCTGAAGTGCACCTCACCGTCGTCGACCGGTCAGTGCACGGGTCCGGCGTCGGCACGGCAATGCTCAGGGCCGTCGAAGACGATGCGGTTCGCCGTGGGGTGCGTTTGTTGCAGGTGAAAACCCTCGGAGCCTCGCACCCAGATCCCGGATATGCGCGCACTCGTCACTTCTACTAA
- a CDS encoding recombinase family protein — MNERSTAHRKAAIYLRISQDREMDGLAIDRQREDCENLARFRRWDVVETYVDQSKSATDRTAIRPDYDRIVADYLLERFDAIICYDLDRLTRQPRQLEDWIDAAELRGLALVTANGDADLSTDGGRMYARIKAAVARAEMERKSARQSAAQRQRAMQGRAPKGMRPLGYAVDGEVIPHEAEAVRAIYELFTRIEHPESLRSLARALSGTEKIEGLSPLPKHTHTVSVERAAAREEQGLEPRPIVENGPWSPSTVLGILRNPRYAALSTYTPKFAQADGKRRRMWKAQILRDDAGEPIRGQWEPIVSDETWWKAQQVLDDTERVTNTSGSTKRKHLGSGLYRCGYADEETGELCGRKVTGAPRGYKCAGHIVRSGAAIDDFVMTVVAKRLARKDATVMVEVADGGPHAAGIDSAISDQRARILRAEADYDAEIIEARDLKRVRDAAEVRIQELEAEKLMQGRAGALSPILGVDDPAAAFREASLDLRRQTIDLLAMITLLPQPRGRKGFRTESVLVEWR; from the coding sequence ATGAACGAGCGCTCCACTGCACACCGCAAAGCAGCCATCTACCTTCGCATCAGCCAGGACCGCGAGATGGATGGGCTCGCCATCGACCGACAGCGTGAGGACTGCGAGAACCTCGCGCGGTTCCGGCGCTGGGACGTCGTCGAGACCTACGTGGACCAGTCCAAGAGCGCCACCGACCGAACCGCGATCCGTCCGGACTACGACCGCATAGTTGCCGACTACCTGCTCGAACGGTTCGACGCGATCATCTGCTACGACCTCGATAGGCTCACCAGGCAGCCCCGGCAGTTGGAGGACTGGATCGACGCTGCTGAGCTGCGAGGCCTTGCACTTGTCACGGCCAACGGCGATGCCGACCTCTCCACCGACGGTGGGCGCATGTATGCACGCATCAAGGCCGCCGTGGCGCGTGCTGAGATGGAGCGCAAGAGCGCCCGTCAGTCGGCAGCCCAGCGTCAGCGCGCCATGCAGGGTCGTGCTCCGAAGGGTATGCGACCACTCGGCTACGCCGTAGACGGCGAAGTGATCCCCCACGAGGCTGAGGCCGTGAGGGCGATCTACGAGCTATTCACCAGGATCGAGCACCCCGAGTCGCTGCGCTCGCTCGCGCGGGCGCTCAGCGGAACCGAGAAGATCGAAGGTCTCTCGCCCCTTCCCAAGCACACGCACACCGTAAGCGTTGAGCGGGCCGCCGCCCGCGAGGAACAGGGCCTCGAACCTCGACCGATCGTCGAGAACGGTCCATGGTCTCCCTCGACCGTGCTGGGCATTCTGCGGAACCCGCGCTATGCGGCGCTGAGTACGTACACGCCGAAGTTTGCTCAGGCGGATGGGAAGCGGCGCCGGATGTGGAAGGCACAGATCCTCCGTGATGACGCTGGAGAGCCGATCCGGGGGCAGTGGGAGCCGATCGTTAGCGATGAGACGTGGTGGAAGGCGCAGCAGGTCCTCGATGACACGGAGCGGGTGACGAACACATCCGGCTCGACCAAGCGCAAGCACCTCGGGAGCGGGCTCTACCGGTGCGGATACGCCGACGAGGAGACCGGCGAGTTGTGCGGGAGGAAAGTAACCGGGGCACCGCGCGGCTACAAGTGCGCAGGGCACATCGTCCGCTCGGGCGCGGCCATCGACGATTTCGTCATGACGGTCGTCGCCAAGCGTCTTGCACGCAAGGACGCGACGGTGATGGTCGAGGTCGCGGACGGTGGACCGCATGCTGCAGGCATCGACTCGGCGATCAGCGACCAGCGGGCGCGCATTCTGCGCGCCGAGGCCGACTACGACGCCGAGATCATCGAGGCCCGCGACCTCAAGCGTGTTCGGGACGCCGCAGAAGTGCGTATTCAGGAGCTGGAAGCCGAAAAGCTCATGCAAGGCCGCGCAGGCGCGCTGTCGCCGATCCTGGGCGTTGATGACCCTGCCGCAGCATTCCGGGAAGCGTCGCTTGACCTCCGTCGTCAGACCATCGACCTCCTCGCCATGATCACACTCCTCCCGCAGCCGCGCGGCCGCAAGGGGTTCAGGACCGAGTCCGTCCTCGTCGAGTGGAGGTAG
- a CDS encoding IS1380 family transposase: MKATGSYPRVHVDAAPVAAAGQAGGVLLVETIRASGLDRELSRALARWATPLTVHDPGKILCDLALSLAVGGDCLSDLAEIRAEPGVYGPVASDPTVSRLIGLLGADADAAEKAISRARKTARARVWALGGDHAPDAGISPADPLVIDVDATLVTAHSEKEQAAPTFKKGYGHHPLCAFIDHGAQGSGECAVIMLRPGNAGSNTAADHTTVIRAALDQAGVGGRPGRRVLIRIDGAGSTHQTLAELVRRRVSYSVGFTLPAETPELYAMIPESVWTPAYNSNGEVRDGADVAEFTGLLDLDGWPAGMRVIVRRERPHPGAQLRFDDVDGYRLTAFATNTKTGQLADLEVRHRRRARCEDRIRNAKDTGLVNLPLHGFGANRIWCQIVALACDLLAWMGLLAHPQAQARRWEPKKLRHRLFAIPATLARSGRRVILHVSDRQPWVDTVVAAVGVLRGLPAPAG; the protein is encoded by the coding sequence GTGAAGGCTACCGGGTCGTATCCGCGTGTTCATGTCGATGCCGCGCCCGTGGCCGCAGCGGGTCAGGCCGGTGGGGTGCTGCTGGTCGAGACGATCCGCGCCTCCGGGTTGGACCGGGAACTGAGCAGGGCCCTGGCCCGGTGGGCCACACCGTTGACCGTCCATGACCCGGGCAAGATCCTGTGCGATCTGGCCCTGTCCCTGGCTGTGGGCGGTGACTGTCTGTCCGACCTGGCCGAGATCCGCGCCGAACCCGGGGTCTATGGCCCGGTGGCCTCCGATCCCACGGTCTCACGGCTGATCGGGCTGCTGGGCGCCGATGCCGATGCCGCGGAGAAGGCCATCTCGAGAGCCCGGAAGACGGCCCGGGCCCGGGTGTGGGCTCTGGGCGGTGATCACGCGCCGGATGCGGGGATCAGCCCGGCGGATCCGTTGGTCATCGATGTGGATGCGACCCTGGTGACCGCCCACAGCGAGAAGGAGCAGGCCGCGCCCACGTTCAAGAAGGGGTACGGCCATCATCCGTTGTGCGCGTTCATCGACCACGGCGCCCAGGGATCCGGGGAGTGTGCGGTGATCATGCTGCGCCCCGGGAATGCCGGATCGAATACGGCCGCCGACCACACCACAGTGATCCGGGCCGCCCTGGACCAGGCCGGAGTGGGCGGGCGGCCCGGCAGGCGGGTCCTGATCCGCATCGACGGCGCCGGATCGACCCACCAGACTCTCGCCGAACTGGTCCGCCGGCGGGTCTCCTACTCAGTCGGGTTCACCCTGCCCGCCGAGACTCCCGAGCTGTACGCCATGATCCCCGAGTCGGTGTGGACACCGGCCTACAACAGCAACGGCGAGGTCCGTGACGGCGCTGATGTGGCCGAGTTCACCGGGCTGCTGGACCTGGACGGATGGCCGGCCGGGATGCGGGTCATCGTGCGGCGGGAACGACCTCATCCCGGCGCCCAGTTGCGCTTCGATGATGTGGACGGATACCGGTTGACCGCCTTCGCCACGAACACGAAGACAGGTCAGTTGGCCGATCTGGAGGTTCGGCATCGCCGCCGGGCCCGCTGCGAGGACCGGATTCGCAATGCGAAGGACACCGGGCTGGTCAACCTCCCGCTCCACGGGTTCGGGGCCAACCGGATCTGGTGCCAGATCGTCGCCCTGGCCTGTGATCTGCTCGCCTGGATGGGACTCCTGGCCCACCCCCAGGCCCAGGCCCGGCGGTGGGAGCCCAAGAAGCTGCGCCATCGCCTGTTCGCCATCCCCGCCACCCTCGCCCGGAGCGGCCGGCGCGTCATCCTGCACGTCTCGGATCGCCAACCATGGGTCGACACCGTGGTCGCCGCAGTCGGCGTGCTGCGGGGCCTGCCCGCCCCCGCGGGATAG
- a CDS encoding antirestriction protein ArdA — protein sequence MTTRTNTDTTPRAWIGCLACYNNARLVGEWFDADTADEVTLADVHGGAHRVHSGCEELWVMDHENIPASGEMSPSEAAEWARVILAVPEHQRDALCAWTASGSYVAEGTGDLPSVSDFEERFCGTWGRFRDCAETLAEEIGLIPQDAPEELVRYFNWVAWTRDLEHDYTVVRADAISVYVFRDL from the coding sequence TTGACCACCCGAACGAACACCGACACCACGCCCCGAGCTTGGATCGGCTGCCTCGCCTGCTACAACAACGCTCGCCTCGTCGGCGAGTGGTTCGATGCCGACACCGCCGACGAAGTCACCCTTGCTGACGTCCACGGCGGTGCTCATCGCGTGCACAGTGGATGCGAAGAGCTGTGGGTCATGGACCACGAGAACATCCCCGCCTCGGGCGAGATGAGTCCGTCGGAGGCCGCAGAGTGGGCTCGCGTCATCCTCGCGGTCCCCGAGCACCAGCGCGATGCTCTGTGCGCTTGGACGGCCTCCGGCAGCTACGTCGCCGAAGGCACTGGAGACCTGCCGTCTGTTTCCGACTTCGAAGAGCGCTTCTGCGGAACCTGGGGCAGGTTCCGGGACTGCGCCGAGACTCTCGCCGAGGAGATCGGCCTCATCCCGCAGGACGCGCCGGAAGAGCTTGTGCGCTACTTCAACTGGGTTGCCTGGACCCGCGACCTCGAACACGACTACACGGTCGTCCGCGCCGACGCGATCTCCGTGTACGTCTTCAGGGACCTGTGA
- a CDS encoding DNA-directed DNA polymerase, with product MSAGLACTKDLFFTHDTTETPGRTAMAAPPYGEQPHDAAAADARDPVDAAGWSRTVVADSATSRKHPAEFEVLTRSIPRGARGAAGFGQYPSVAAMSTDQDSIVIGFDTEFVTVDLMDADRVWVGEDEHMVRKIVSYQFAAIDPIDDSQLRLCVVIPRSYRGPRGSRTARLSFEKGLEIAIMSLGLHEHRLAVGWTDKGVSAQSAIGDDGKSHPSVWFKHSPEGTPRALPITVVAHYQHADLTTFVDRRKAINVWNQAYPGRLKTLSDRAGWDGRRARWLDGRAPDILRTVISASAGMVSNKPARMVLSGENWRWKLPVEVSIRDTMAQSGAEPLKALGAAIGAPKLDVPGDWITRMDEYFDVHPAEFLDYAANDAVIALEYVSQLYGDHRAVPLTLPTAAAKTVKGLIQDELGEGRDFNTVFGGLHKVTKTREGAAGVDEQQLDFYRVRALEPIDGAAATWIHAAAMSFRGGYNMSAELGLFARVTSDFDLQSCYPTSSSTIWDVDYQHPDCVILKTVNNADLTLSDFKSPLTPFLGFVSFEFPSTVAFPSLPVPVDGSMVYPLTSGGARGVWATGPEVWLALTLGATVTCQIGHFGRVLTDEHGEPSRLLRGAYKQLLDDRARAKAEFGAKSFEQNVLKLMANSPYGKLAQGVMGQRGWDAWAQERDAVGGSAITSPWHASMTTGLVRAVLLATLNQLHNLGYSTPSCTTDGFITDADLDVVDSLDLFGLGPIWRESRLALTGSQGMWERKHQQTDLLNITTRANFSRQPAGVLAHGGYKLPEGIEQGSQADRNLMYELMASREGALPVTMKVFPSVQELTRIDKRLDFAPRVVHKEQTIEFDRKRRPVPDAMSVDVIDIDGVQHEVAHVHTVPWDSPEQATLGRSVDQGLKEWDDGLGEPVWIRSPVRRTVEQWKDYFARLDALLDEDGSIAHAEQLEHIAKGIVIAFRQEIIDIPWLHPGQPLADRLDAFEAFGLPRVKERFWSHARSKAERQIDIDLEAIRPYVEWMQAIDPFDESASAGAS from the coding sequence ATGAGCGCCGGGCTCGCGTGCACGAAAGACCTCTTCTTCACGCACGACACCACTGAAACCCCTGGTAGAACGGCAATGGCGGCACCGCCGTATGGGGAGCAGCCCCATGACGCCGCCGCCGCCGATGCTCGCGACCCGGTCGATGCGGCGGGCTGGTCTCGGACAGTGGTGGCGGACTCGGCGACGTCGCGGAAGCACCCGGCCGAGTTCGAGGTCCTGACTCGTTCAATACCACGCGGAGCGCGCGGCGCTGCCGGCTTCGGGCAGTACCCCTCGGTGGCCGCGATGTCCACGGATCAGGATTCCATCGTAATCGGCTTCGACACCGAGTTCGTGACTGTCGATCTGATGGATGCCGACCGTGTATGGGTCGGCGAGGACGAGCACATGGTGCGGAAGATTGTGTCCTACCAGTTCGCCGCGATTGACCCGATCGATGATTCCCAGCTCCGGCTCTGCGTGGTCATCCCCCGGAGCTACAGGGGGCCGCGCGGCTCTCGTACGGCGCGGCTGTCCTTCGAGAAGGGCCTTGAGATCGCGATCATGAGCCTGGGTCTTCATGAGCACAGGCTCGCAGTTGGGTGGACTGACAAGGGCGTCTCGGCGCAGTCTGCCATCGGTGACGACGGCAAGTCCCACCCCTCGGTGTGGTTCAAGCACAGTCCCGAGGGGACGCCCAGGGCGTTGCCGATCACCGTGGTCGCGCACTACCAGCACGCCGACCTGACTACTTTCGTCGACCGCCGGAAGGCGATCAACGTCTGGAACCAGGCGTATCCCGGTCGGTTGAAGACGCTGTCTGATCGTGCGGGTTGGGACGGTCGACGTGCCCGGTGGCTGGACGGTCGCGCGCCGGACATTCTCCGCACGGTGATCTCGGCCAGCGCGGGCATGGTGTCGAACAAGCCCGCCCGCATGGTGCTTTCCGGCGAGAACTGGCGGTGGAAGCTGCCGGTGGAAGTCTCGATCCGCGACACGATGGCGCAGAGCGGTGCTGAGCCGCTCAAGGCACTCGGTGCGGCGATCGGGGCGCCGAAGCTGGATGTTCCTGGTGACTGGATCACCCGGATGGACGAGTACTTCGACGTGCATCCTGCGGAGTTCCTCGACTACGCGGCGAATGATGCCGTGATCGCTCTGGAATACGTGAGCCAGTTATACGGCGATCACCGTGCTGTCCCGTTGACCTTGCCCACTGCTGCGGCGAAGACGGTGAAGGGCCTTATCCAGGACGAGCTGGGCGAGGGCCGCGACTTCAATACCGTCTTCGGCGGACTCCACAAGGTGACGAAGACCCGCGAGGGTGCTGCCGGTGTAGACGAGCAGCAGCTCGACTTCTACCGCGTCCGGGCGCTGGAACCGATCGACGGTGCTGCGGCGACGTGGATCCATGCTGCGGCGATGAGCTTTCGAGGCGGGTACAACATGTCTGCCGAGCTTGGGCTGTTCGCGCGCGTGACCAGTGACTTCGATCTTCAGTCCTGCTACCCCACGTCCAGTTCGACGATTTGGGATGTCGACTACCAGCATCCCGATTGCGTGATTCTGAAGACGGTGAACAACGCCGACCTCACGCTGTCCGACTTCAAGAGCCCGCTCACGCCGTTCCTCGGGTTCGTGAGCTTCGAGTTCCCGAGCACGGTCGCGTTCCCTTCGTTGCCGGTTCCGGTCGACGGGTCGATGGTCTATCCGCTCACAAGCGGTGGTGCTCGTGGGGTCTGGGCAACCGGTCCCGAGGTCTGGCTCGCCCTCACGCTTGGCGCGACTGTGACCTGTCAGATCGGCCACTTCGGACGGGTCCTCACCGATGAGCATGGTGAGCCCTCTCGGCTTCTTCGGGGTGCGTACAAGCAGCTCCTCGATGACCGTGCGCGGGCCAAGGCGGAGTTCGGTGCGAAGTCGTTCGAGCAGAACGTCCTGAAGCTGATGGCGAACTCTCCCTACGGCAAGCTGGCGCAGGGAGTTATGGGCCAGCGGGGCTGGGATGCCTGGGCGCAGGAACGTGATGCGGTCGGCGGGTCCGCGATCACCTCACCCTGGCACGCGTCCATGACTACCGGCCTCGTGCGCGCGGTTCTGCTTGCGACGCTGAACCAGCTTCACAACCTGGGCTACAGCACGCCGTCCTGCACTACGGACGGATTCATCACGGATGCCGATCTGGACGTGGTCGACAGCCTCGACCTTTTCGGGCTCGGTCCGATCTGGCGTGAGTCCCGGCTCGCGCTGACCGGTTCGCAGGGGATGTGGGAGCGCAAGCACCAGCAGACCGACCTGCTCAACATCACTACCCGGGCGAACTTCAGCCGACAGCCTGCCGGCGTCCTGGCACACGGTGGCTACAAGCTTCCAGAGGGCATCGAGCAGGGCAGCCAGGCCGACCGCAACCTCATGTACGAGCTGATGGCGAGTCGTGAGGGCGCACTCCCGGTGACGATGAAGGTCTTTCCCTCGGTGCAGGAACTGACCCGCATCGACAAGCGGCTGGACTTCGCGCCGCGCGTGGTCCACAAGGAGCAGACCATCGAGTTCGACCGAAAGCGCCGCCCCGTCCCCGATGCGATGTCGGTCGACGTCATCGACATCGACGGCGTCCAGCATGAGGTCGCCCATGTGCACACCGTGCCCTGGGATTCTCCCGAGCAGGCCACGTTGGGGCGTTCGGTCGACCAGGGTCTCAAGGAGTGGGACGACGGCCTCGGCGAACCCGTGTGGATTCGCTCCCCCGTTCGGCGGACTGTCGAGCAGTGGAAGGACTACTTTGCGCGGCTCGACGCTCTGCTCGATGAGGACGGTTCGATCGCCCATGCAGAGCAGCTGGAGCACATCGCCAAAGGCATCGTGATCGCCTTCCGCCAGGAGATCATCGACATCCCGTGGCTCCATCCGGGACAGCCTCTGGCAGACAGGCTCGACGCGTTCGAGGCATTCGGGCTGCCTCGCGTGAAGGAGCGGTTCTGGTCGCACGCCCGGTCGAAGGCCGAGCGCCAGATCGACATCGACCTGGAGGCGATCCGCCCCTACGTCGAGTGGATGCAGGCGATCGACCCCTTTGACGAGTCGGCTTCTGCTGGCGCTTCGTGA
- a CDS encoding HigA family addiction module antitoxin, with amino-acid sequence MEVQKMSNSSTTTEADLIEPIHPGEILMEDFIEGFGITQNKLAVSIGVPPRRINEIVHGKRGITADTAIRLARYFGTSEELWMNLQSNYELRLERRALRDKVAAITPLAVV; translated from the coding sequence ATGGAGGTGCAGAAGATGTCGAACTCGTCGACTACCACTGAAGCTGACCTGATCGAGCCGATCCATCCGGGGGAGATCCTGATGGAGGACTTCATCGAGGGCTTCGGGATCACGCAGAACAAGCTCGCCGTGTCCATCGGTGTGCCGCCGCGCCGGATCAACGAGATCGTGCACGGCAAGCGGGGCATCACCGCCGATACGGCGATCCGTCTGGCGCGATACTTCGGGACGTCCGAGGAGTTGTGGATGAACCTGCAGTCGAACTACGAGCTGCGCCTCGAGCGCCGGGCGCTGCGCGACAAGGTCGCTGCGATCACGCCTCTCGCGGTCGTATGA
- a CDS encoding IS630 family transposase has product MRDDDGRKLDHKTLEAMRVRAVGQVEKGARVEDVAAALGLNRSSVFKWVAAYHAGGKKALKARPVPGRPPKLAPDQLETVYQIVAGTNPDQHQLDFGLWTRDLVRQIIATRFGVELSLPSVGRLLHKLGMSPQRPLHRAWQSDPRAVAEWRESVYPGIAADAKAKGAVVYFGDEASVRSDYHAGTTWAPIGQTPVVRTTGARFSVNMISAVSAQGRLRFSIVDGTMNATRFLDFCRRLMRDEGRPVVLIVDGHAAHKARKVTKWVTSTGGRFTLAHLPAYSPFLNPDEWVWKNVKADRVGKHVITGPDQFKALAIAGLRRLQRLPHIVRGFFADLNLAYIKVSA; this is encoded by the coding sequence ATGCGCGATGATGACGGGCGGAAGCTCGACCACAAGACCCTGGAGGCCATGCGGGTCCGGGCGGTGGGCCAGGTGGAGAAGGGGGCCCGGGTCGAGGACGTCGCCGCGGCTCTGGGCCTGAACCGTTCGAGTGTGTTCAAGTGGGTGGCGGCATACCATGCGGGCGGGAAGAAGGCCCTGAAGGCACGTCCGGTGCCGGGCCGTCCCCCGAAACTGGCGCCCGACCAATTGGAGACGGTGTACCAGATCGTGGCTGGCACGAATCCGGACCAGCATCAGCTGGACTTCGGGTTGTGGACCCGTGACCTGGTCCGTCAGATCATCGCTACCCGGTTCGGTGTTGAACTGTCGCTTCCGTCGGTGGGCCGGCTGCTGCACAAGCTGGGCATGTCTCCGCAGCGGCCCTTGCACCGGGCCTGGCAGTCCGACCCGCGGGCGGTGGCCGAGTGGCGCGAGAGCGTATATCCGGGGATCGCCGCCGACGCGAAGGCCAAGGGGGCGGTGGTCTACTTCGGCGACGAGGCCTCGGTCCGCTCCGATTATCACGCCGGCACCACCTGGGCCCCGATCGGCCAGACTCCTGTGGTCAGGACCACCGGGGCCCGGTTCTCGGTGAATATGATCTCGGCGGTCTCCGCACAGGGCAGGCTGCGGTTCTCCATCGTGGACGGCACGATGAACGCCACCCGGTTCCTGGATTTCTGCCGCCGGCTGATGCGTGATGAGGGCAGGCCCGTGGTGCTGATCGTCGACGGCCATGCTGCCCACAAGGCCCGGAAGGTGACGAAGTGGGTCACCTCCACCGGCGGCCGGTTCACCCTGGCCCACCTGCCGGCCTACTCCCCGTTCCTCAACCCTGACGAATGGGTTTGGAAGAACGTCAAGGCCGACCGGGTCGGCAAGCACGTCATCACCGGGCCCGATCAGTTCAAGGCCCTGGCGATCGCCGGCCTGCGTCGTCTCCAGCGCCTGCCACACATCGTGCGGGGCTTCTTCGCCGACCTGAACCTGGCCTACATCAAAGTGTCCGCCTGA